A stretch of DNA from Nitrospira sp. KM1:
ATCATCAGAAATGTGAATGCCTTGGGAGTGGAGAAGGTCTATATAGTGGATCCGAGACGAGCGTTGCCAGAATCCTGGCAAGACATGAGAGAAAAGAAATCGTTGTCTAGTACATCGGTTTCCGCAATCAAATGGAGTTTCGTGAAGAGGTTTGATAGCACGGAAGCATGCCTCCAGCACTTAAAGAATAATCGGTTCGTGTCTATTGTGACGTCGCCACATTTAAAGGGACGGAAGAACGTCGTTTTACATGAAGGCGACTATACTGCCCATGCCAAGCTAGCTGTATGGTTTGGGAATGAGGCGAGGGGAATCAGTGATCTAGCCGTAAAGCATAGTGAAATGTGTGTATGTATCCCGATGTTTGGGATTATTGAAAGTCTTAATTTGGGCACGACTTCGGGCATCGTTTTGTACGAGATTACTAAGCAACGTCGCGACTATCAGAGAAAATACAAG
This window harbors:
- a CDS encoding RNA methyltransferase, with amino-acid sequence MDKAEQKSSLRQRIDQIKDYRCKNIIAVIEDPRDVKNIGTIIRNVNALGVEKVYIVDPRRALPESWQDMREKKSLSSTSVSAIKWSFVKRFDSTEACLQHLKNNRFVSIVTSPHLKGRKNVVLHEGDYTAHAKLAVWFGNEARGISDLAVKHSEMCVCIPMFGIIESLNLGTTSGIVLYEITKQRRDYQRKYKFRNRRGRRYIA